The Paenibacillus swuensis genome contains the following window.
GGATAACGGAAGGAGTTTGATGAGGATTGAAAGTGGTACTCCAAAGAAGCAAGGCGGCCCAAGTAAGTGTTGACGGCCAAGTCATCGGCAGCATTGAGCAAGGGTTCGTGCTGCTGGTCGGCGTAACGCATGAAGATACGAATGAGGATGTGCGATTTTTGGCGGATAAGGTGGCGGGACTGCGTATATTTGACGATGCGGATGGTCGGATGAATCTGGCTATTCAAGATGTGAACGGTCAGATATTGTCGATTTCCCAGTTCACGTTATACGGAGATTGCCGCAAGGGCAGGCGTCCGAACTTCATGGCGGCGGCTCGTCCGGAACCGGCAGAGGCGTTGTATCTGCAGTTTAATGAGCATTTAAGGGAGAAAGGTCTAAACGTAGAAACAGGGCAGTTT
Protein-coding sequences here:
- the dtd gene encoding D-aminoacyl-tRNA deacylase, producing the protein MKVVLQRSKAAQVSVDGQVIGSIEQGFVLLVGVTHEDTNEDVRFLADKVAGLRIFDDADGRMNLAIQDVNGQILSISQFTLYGDCRKGRRPNFMAAARPEPAEALYLQFNEHLREKGLNVETGQFGAMMDVSLVNWGPVTLILDSKER